The following are encoded in a window of Arthrobacter antioxidans genomic DNA:
- a CDS encoding NAD(P)H-dependent glycerol-3-phosphate dehydrogenase, with amino-acid sequence MTAEPRGTRPAKIAVLGSGSWGTTFAKVVADASPETPVMLWSRRPEVAAEITTDHRNSRYLGDTVLPANITASADVGEVLAGSDLVILAVPAQSLRAQLPAWRPLIASHAVVVSLMKGLEVGTDARMSEVIAEELALPEDRIAVLSGPNLAMEIAREEPTASVVACVDHDTAAWIAEACTASYFRPYTATDVIGVEIGGIVKNVIALAVGICEGRRMGDNTKASVITRGLAETTRLAVALGGRRETMAGLAGMGDLIATCSSALSRNHTAGRLLGQGLTLDEVTARMNQTAEGIKSAQAVLDSADQHGVDMPITESVVAVLQGRLSVNDLGPRLLARNLKPEGDHTP; translated from the coding sequence ATGACGGCCGAGCCGCGCGGAACACGCCCCGCGAAGATCGCCGTCCTCGGCTCCGGCAGCTGGGGGACCACCTTCGCGAAGGTGGTTGCCGATGCGTCCCCGGAGACCCCGGTCATGCTCTGGTCCCGCCGGCCCGAGGTGGCCGCCGAGATCACCACCGACCACCGCAACTCGCGCTACCTCGGGGACACCGTGCTCCCGGCGAACATCACGGCGTCGGCCGACGTCGGGGAGGTCCTCGCCGGCAGCGACCTCGTGATCCTCGCCGTGCCCGCCCAGTCCCTGCGCGCCCAGCTCCCGGCGTGGCGTCCCCTCATCGCGTCCCACGCCGTCGTCGTCTCCCTCATGAAGGGCCTCGAGGTCGGCACCGACGCCCGCATGAGCGAGGTGATCGCCGAGGAACTCGCGCTGCCCGAGGACCGGATCGCGGTGCTGTCGGGGCCGAACCTGGCCATGGAGATCGCCCGGGAGGAGCCGACGGCGTCCGTCGTCGCCTGCGTGGACCACGACACCGCCGCCTGGATCGCCGAGGCCTGCACGGCGTCCTACTTCCGCCCCTACACCGCCACGGACGTGATCGGCGTGGAGATCGGCGGCATCGTCAAGAACGTGATCGCCCTCGCCGTCGGCATCTGCGAGGGCCGCCGCATGGGGGACAACACCAAGGCCTCCGTCATCACGCGCGGGCTCGCCGAGACCACCCGCCTGGCCGTCGCCCTCGGGGGACGCCGCGAGACGATGGCCGGACTCGCCGGGATGGGGGACCTCATCGCCACGTGCTCGTCGGCGCTGTCGCGGAACCACACCGCCGGCCGGCTGCTGGGGCAGGGGCTGACCCTCGACGAGGTGACGGCACGGATGAACCAGACCGCCGAGGGCATCAAGTCCGCCCAGGCCGTCCTGGACTCCGCCGACCAGCACGGTGTGGACATGCCCATCACCGAGAGTGTGGTCGCCGTCCTCCAGGGGCGACTCTCCGTCAACGACCTCGGGCCGCGCCTGCTGGCCCGCAACCTCAAGCCGGAAGGCGATCACACCCCGTGA
- a CDS encoding lysophospholipid acyltransferase family protein yields MGESRGSRAMFTFLGLWVRPVMNALMAKEWRGQEKLPHGTGMIVCPNHVTEIDPVVISHFLYNQGVMPHFMAKASLFKVPVVGYILRTTKQVPVERSSAGANRSLEAAREALSDNGAIIIYPEGTLTRDPDMWPMKGRTGAARLALQTGAPVVPIAHWGAQEVFPRYAKRFHLVPRKRSRVLVGDPVDLSEFRDLPLTRTTLDAATERILDAVTELLAELRGEQPPAERWDPAQQHQKLTGRDFEGRQENDDDDGPVSGGAT; encoded by the coding sequence ATGGGGGAGTCACGGGGCTCACGTGCCATGTTCACGTTCCTCGGCCTGTGGGTGAGGCCGGTCATGAACGCTCTGATGGCCAAGGAATGGCGGGGGCAGGAGAAGCTGCCGCACGGTACGGGCATGATCGTCTGCCCCAACCACGTCACGGAGATCGACCCCGTGGTCATCTCGCATTTCCTCTACAACCAGGGCGTCATGCCCCACTTCATGGCGAAGGCGTCATTGTTCAAGGTGCCCGTGGTGGGATACATCCTGCGCACCACCAAGCAGGTGCCGGTCGAGCGAAGCTCCGCGGGGGCGAACCGCTCCCTGGAAGCCGCCCGCGAGGCGCTCTCGGATAATGGGGCGATCATCATCTATCCCGAGGGCACGCTCACGCGCGACCCGGACATGTGGCCGATGAAGGGCCGGACCGGGGCCGCCCGTCTGGCCCTCCAGACCGGTGCGCCCGTGGTGCCGATTGCGCACTGGGGGGCCCAGGAGGTCTTTCCCCGCTACGCGAAGCGGTTCCACCTGGTCCCCCGGAAGCGCTCCCGTGTCCTCGTGGGCGACCCCGTGGACCTCTCCGAGTTCCGGGACCTCCCGCTGACCCGCACGACCCTCGATGCGGCGACGGAACGCATCCTCGACGCCGTCACCGAGCTCCTCGCGGAGCTGCGGGGCGAGCAGCCGCCCGCCGAGCGCTGGGACCCGGCGCAGCAGCACCAGAAGCTGACCGGCCGCGACTTCGAGGGTCGCCAGGAGAACGACGACGACGACGGACCGGTATCAGGAGGAGCGACATGA